ATGGAAGAAGGACATATTGACTGGGCAGAGGCACAGCAGGACCAGATTGACCAGATGGGCTTGCAGAATTATTTGGTGAAGCAGATTGATGAGTAGGGGCTATTAGGCTATTAGGCTATTAGGTTATTAGGTTATTAGGTTATTAGGTTATTATCGTGATAGCCGAAATAATATAAGTATAAATTCTATTGGTTTCCACTCACTGTTTTCTCCTCCAGCTCCCGTATCTTTTGCCTGTAACTTTCTTCTACCTGCAAACGCTCAAATTCAGCGCCGGCACGCGATGCAAAGATGGACAGGATATATCGTGAGTTTGGAATTTCTTCCATGGGCTGATCATCCATAATCAGCAATAATCCGCAAACCTCACCGGCTGCGCAGAAAATGGGTGTTCCCAGGTAAGCTTCAATATTCAGTTGTTTGACAAGGATATCATCGGGAAACATTTCCCTGAGGTTTCGTGGATAAAACGTAGGATATCCGCGGATCACATTGAGCGAAGGACTTGTTTCAAGTTCAAATGTAAAGGGCTCGAGTGTTTTTGACCTGTGCCATCCATGAACCAGGGTTGCCAATTTTTTGTCATCACTTACTTTAGCAACCATTACAGTACAAACGCTGAAGGTTTTTGCAAGTAATTCAGTGAGTGTTGAGAAATAGGCCTGACCCGTAGATTTAGACGTATATTTGATCATTGTTGACAGCATTTCGGCTGTTTTCATATAATCAATAACACGGCGAACGCGAAAAACAACAACCGGGATCCCTTTCGATTTCACCTGCCGTATGATGCAACGGCCCCAGAATACATTGCCTTTAAGTGAACGGAAAGACAGTTCCTGGCTATGTTCAATGCCTTTACCGATGGTTTCAAGAAAAATATTCCTGCTGAATTCAACGGGTTCCGATTCATAAAGCGAAAACGCATTCCTGCCTTCTATCTCTGTTTTGTCAGAAGCCTGGAAAAGTTGCAGTGCTTTGGCATTGCAATCGTAAATAACGAAGTCGCGGGGATGGATTAAGAAAATCGCATCGGGGGAATCATCAAAAATTGCCCTGAACAGTTCATCAGTGCCATCGTGCAGCGGCTGAGAAACTTTATCGGCATATAACCTATAATTGCGCATTGAAAAAGGCTGGTTTAAGTGTGTGGTGTAAATTACGTTTAAACGCTTGAAATGTTGTGGTTTTATTGACGAAATTCAGAATTTGTTGACAAAGAATTTCAGTTATTAAGGAATATAGCAAATAAGGCCTAAGAGATACATCAATACCGAAAATCTCTTAGGCCTTAAAAGCTTAATTACTGATTACTTTTTTACTTAAACAGTCCTTCATCCCTTATCAGCATCAGAATGGCATTGTGAGGGACGATAACATATTTTTCATTATTGAATTCAATCTCCCAGCCGCTCTTCTGGAGATAAATGGCTTCATCCCCTATCTTCGGCTGCAATGGAACATATTTCACTTCATCGCTTTTATCCTTCCACGGTTCATCCACCTCGTTAATGGCAGGAATAGGATAACCCGGGCCTACTTTCACAACATACCCTGTCTGAATGTTCTCACGCTCCTGCACACCCGGAGGCAGATATAACCCGGTTTTTGTTTTTTCATGTGGTGTCTTAGGCTTAATCAATACCCTGTCGCCAACAACAATAAACTTATCCAGATTCTGGTTCCCTATTTCGAGTGACATGTGAGATGTTTGCAGCAAATATAGTAAAAACAACAAAGCACGTCATTGCGAACACCGGTTCCTACGGTGTGAAGCAATCTGCCCGAACAGGAAGGGCTTGAAATCTTCAAACCGCGAAGCTTCAAACAGCGAAGCATCAAACAGCAAAGCGTCAAACGGCGAAGCCTTCAAACGGCGAAGCCAATCAAACACCGATCAAGGAACACTGATTTAAGATTTAAGAAGAAGTTCCTATAAAGAAATGATCTCCAACCCAAACCTCTCTCTCAAAAATGCCTTTGTTGCCTCAGCTTCTTCAGTAAACCCCAGGAACATACCACCGCCACCCGAACCGCACAGTTTAAGGGAAAATAATCCCGATTCACTGCCAGCATTCCAAACCGGCTTTATAGCATCGGGAATCATGGGCGACAGGAATCTGACCTGGGCGTCAGAAAGTGCGGAAACCTGCTTCAATCCAAGGCTCCCGTTTTTCCACGATTCAACGGATGAGTTCACCAACGGTACATATTCTCCCTGGAAGTCTGAAAAGTATGAATGCTGACTGAACATTCTTCTGAATTCATTCACCAATGGTGCGGTTTCACAGGTTATTCCGCTATCCAATAAAAAAGGAACAATCCTGGTTTCCTTCGGAATTTCAGGTATTTTATACTCCGATTTTTCAATGATAACCGGAGCACCTATGTAAATGGATAATGGATCCACACCGGAACTGGTGCCATGGAAAAAGGACTCCATGAAAGCAAAAAGCTGCTGCAGAGTATTCAGATCTCTGATCTCCGATCTTTTATAGGAATCATACACAGCAGCGCACAAAGCACCTGAGCTGCCCAGTCCCTTATGCTCCGGAACAGAAGATTTCAAATAAAGGCCCCGGACTACATCATTCCTGAAGGCTTCCGTGTCGATGACTTCACTGGCATTACTGTTTATAAAACTACTGAACCGAACCAGAACATCATTTGACCGTCGCACGGAATCATCCGCAGTTCCGGCTGCCATGACAAGTTGCGCTGTTGCCCTGCGATAAGGAATGATTAAAACAGATGAACCGGCCATTACAGAGTATTCTCCAAACAGGATGACTTTGCCGTTGAAAATTCTGAAAGAGCCCATTTCAGCGTATTTTTAACGGTCCATTACCGGCCAAATCATGAATCACTTTCCCATTTTCGCAATAACCGGTAAGCTCTTTTTCAATGAATGTAATTACACCTGCTTTTGTAGAATCAGGGTACAACACATGCACGTTGGGACCGGCGTCCAGCGTGAATCCGACCGGGATTCCTGTTTGCCGGCGGAATTCCTTTATCCGTATGATGATCTCAAAGGTTTCCGGCCTGATGAGCATATAACCCGGGTCAGAAGTCATCATAAGGGCATGAAGAGTAAGTGCCTCGGTTTCGGTCACATTCATCAAATCATTCATTTCACCCGAATTCAGGGCACTAAGAATCCTCTCAAGATTTCGTTCCGCCTGCCCGATCCTGGCTTCACGAAGCGGATGTTTAATCATTAGCTCATGTCCACGGCTGCTTGAAACGGATTTAGCACCCGAAGATACAACCAGGACAGAATCTCTTAAAGCTGAAAGAACCTGGCCTTTATCTTCGACAGGCAGTGCATATTCATCTGAAGATCCTAATATAAAGGGTGTTTCACCCCATAAAGTCAGTCCGCCGAATACCGAGCGGCATGCACTTCCTGATCCGAGTCGTGCCATAAAGGATGCCTTCCTGAAGAAATCAGTGGTTAAGGTTTCCTCATTGTTTTGCATACTGCAGACAACCAATGCCAGGGCTCCAAAAAAAGAGGCGGAAGATGCAATTCCAGATGAATGGGGAAAGCTGTTGCACGATTCCAGCTTTATATGCAGGTTATTTATAAAAGGGAAATAGGGAATAAGCTTTCTGAAATAGGATACTATGCGATCCTCAAATTGAGGGTTCTGTTTTCCTTCAAACAGGAACTCAAGTTTAAAGGGTGCACCGGGCTTAATGCTGTAGTCAGATGTGAGGCTGGTGAAGCAGTTTGTAAGAGTTACGCTTAAGGAAGGGTTTGCCGGTTTCTGATCATTCTTTTTGCCCCAATATTTGACAAGGGCAATATTTGAAGGGCATTTCCATTCGGTTATGCCCTCTGATGGTTTATAAATTGCAGGCTGAAAGGCTTCTGCCAGGTAAGTTGTTTCAACAATTGCGGGGGACATTATAGTACGATTTGATTAAAAGAAAATATCGGAGTGGTCCCTTTCGAATTAAAGTATTGCCTGACGGCAGTTTCATTTTCTTCACTGACAGCCAGGGCAAAGTCGCCTCCCCAGGTTCCCAGGGATTTCATTTCACCGGGAAAATCATCGAACATCAATTCCTTTACAGTCGGCTTTTCCAGCAATTCAGACAGTATCTGCTCATGCCGACCGATAAGATTAACAAATTCCTTTAAATCCCGGGCCTCAGCTATTCTGAGGGTCAGATCATCAATCATGGTTATGTGTTTCCGTTCAACTTTCCCTGTAGAATTCCATCCTGAAATTCCGGTTCCCGTATCCACCTTTTCCCCCAGGTAAACAAGCCAGAGTTTGTCTCTGTATCCGGGATTGAAGACTATACGGCAATATGAAGGTTTACCGTTTATCTGCCGGTATACGACCGGTCCGTCAGATAAAGCCCCTGCAAGATCGGCACCTGATCCCCCGAACGTTTTAAATAAAAGTTGAAACGGATCTACACCGGCCCAAGCAGCAACGTTGGCAACCAGTGCAGCACTGCTGCCAAAGCCCCATTCCATTTTGAATCCTGTATAGGTGTTGACTTCTAAACCGCCAGGTGATGCAAATAAAGCAGGATTCAAGTTTCCTGCTTCCTGTAACAACGAAACTAA
The Bacteroidales bacterium genome window above contains:
- a CDS encoding PAS domain S-box protein — translated: MRNYRLYADKVSQPLHDGTDELFRAIFDDSPDAIFLIHPRDFVIYDCNAKALQLFQASDKTEIEGRNAFSLYESEPVEFSRNIFLETIGKGIEHSQELSFRSLKGNVFWGRCIIRQVKSKGIPVVVFRVRRVIDYMKTAEMLSTMIKYTSKSTGQAYFSTLTELLAKTFSVCTVMVAKVSDDKKLATLVHGWHRSKTLEPFTFELETSPSLNVIRGYPTFYPRNLREMFPDDILVKQLNIEAYLGTPIFCAAGEVCGLLLIMDDQPMEEIPNSRYILSIFASRAGAEFERLQVEESYRQKIRELEEKTVSGNQ
- a CDS encoding co-chaperone GroES family protein — its product is MSLEIGNQNLDKFIVVGDRVLIKPKTPHEKTKTGLYLPPGVQERENIQTGYVVKVGPGYPIPAINEVDEPWKDKSDEVKYVPLQPKIGDEAIYLQKSGWEIEFNNEKYVIVPHNAILMLIRDEGLFK
- a CDS encoding GYDIA family GHMP kinase; the encoded protein is MYRSNGKLILTGEYMVLLGARAIVLPLKPGQDMQVSLKGQDGQIKWNAYSMDYLWFTMVADTVTWTVSETTDQNTAQKLVSLLQEAGNLNPALFASPGGLEVNTYTGFKMEWGFGSSAALVANVAAWAGVDPFQLLFKTFGGSGADLAGALSDGPVVYRQINGKPSYCRIVFNPGYRDKLWLVYLGEKVDTGTGISGWNSTGKVERKHITMIDDLTLRIAEARDLKEFVNLIGRHEQILSELLEKPTVKELMFDDFPGEMKSLGTWGGDFALAVSEENETAVRQYFNSKGTTPIFSFNQIVL